From Pantoea sp. Ep11b, the proteins below share one genomic window:
- the nadR gene encoding multifunctional transcriptional regulator/nicotinamide-nucleotide adenylyltransferase/ribosylnicotinamide kinase NadR: MSSFEYLKTAIRQQGHTLQQVADASGMTKGYLSQLLNAKIKSPSAQKLEALHRFLGLEFPRRDKRIGVIFGKFYPLHTGHIYLIQRACSQVDELHIIMGYDEPRDRELFENSAMSQQPTVSDRLRWLLQTFKYQKNIRIHAFNEEGIEPYPHGWDVWSRGVSAFLSEQGITADCIYTSEAPDAEMYQQHLGIQTVLVDPSRSFMSISGAQIRQDPFRFWDYIPTEVKPFFVRTVAILGGESSGKSTLVNKLANIFNTTSAWEYGRDYVFSHLGGDEMALQYSDYDKIALGQAQYIDFAVKYANKVAFIDTDFVTTQAFCLKYEGREHPFVQALIDEYRFDLVILLENNVPWVADGLRSLGSSVDRREFQSMLVTMLRENNIDFLHVQEDDYDTRFLRCIELVKAMLGEKNAQP; the protein is encoded by the coding sequence ATGTCGTCGTTTGAATATCTGAAAACGGCCATCCGCCAGCAGGGTCACACGCTGCAACAGGTCGCTGATGCCAGCGGCATGACGAAAGGCTATCTGAGCCAGTTGCTCAATGCCAAAATTAAAAGCCCCAGCGCGCAGAAGCTGGAGGCGCTGCACCGCTTTCTGGGCCTGGAGTTTCCGCGCCGGGACAAACGGATAGGGGTGATATTCGGTAAGTTCTATCCCCTGCATACCGGCCATATCTATTTGATCCAGCGCGCCTGCAGCCAGGTGGATGAGCTGCATATCATCATGGGCTACGACGAGCCGCGCGACCGGGAGCTGTTTGAGAACAGCGCGATGTCTCAGCAGCCGACGGTCAGCGATCGTCTGCGCTGGCTGCTGCAGACCTTTAAGTATCAGAAAAATATCCGCATTCACGCCTTCAATGAAGAGGGGATCGAGCCTTATCCGCACGGCTGGGATGTCTGGAGCAGAGGCGTTAGTGCTTTCCTCAGCGAACAGGGAATTACGGCGGACTGTATCTACACCAGCGAAGCGCCCGATGCCGAGATGTATCAGCAGCATCTGGGGATTCAGACCGTGCTGGTCGATCCCAGCCGATCCTTTATGAGCATCAGCGGTGCGCAGATCCGTCAGGATCCGTTCCGCTTCTGGGACTACATTCCCACCGAAGTGAAACCGTTCTTTGTCCGCACCGTGGCGATCCTCGGCGGAGAATCCAGCGGCAAATCGACGCTGGTCAATAAACTCGCCAACATCTTCAACACCACCAGCGCCTGGGAGTATGGCCGGGACTACGTCTTCTCCCATCTGGGCGGCGATGAGATGGCGCTGCAATATTCCGATTACGACAAAATCGCGCTGGGGCAGGCGCAGTACATCGATTTCGCCGTTAAATATGCCAACAAGGTGGCATTCATCGACACCGATTTCGTGACCACGCAGGCGTTCTGTCTGAAGTATGAGGGGCGTGAACATCCCTTTGTGCAGGCGCTGATCGACGAATATCGCTTTGATCTGGTGATCCTGCTGGAAAATAACGTGCCCTGGGTGGCCGATGGATTGCGCAGTCTGGGCAGTTCGGTGGATCGTCGGGAGTTTCAGTCGATGCTGGTGACGATGCTGCGGGAAAATAACATCGATTTTCTGCACGTTCAGGAAGATGATTATGACACCCGCTTCCTGCGCTGCATTGAGCTGGTGAAGGCGATGCTGGGCGAGAAAAACGCCCAGCCATAA
- the deoR gene encoding DNA-binding transcriptional repressor DeoR translates to METRRDERIHKLTQALKRTDKLHLKDAAQLLGVSEMTVRRDLTEPASSIVLLGGYIVSDPKSHASHYFVSDQHGQNAARKQRLAQAAASLIAENDTVFFDCGTTLPYIVDAIPDTLAFTAICCAMNTFLTLKEKPACNVILSGGEFHADNALFTPIGVHTILDDLCPTLAFISAAGIDKDQGATCYNTNELMMKHHAMLRARKSVLVADSSKYGKVLPARIAELQRFDLLVSDSAPDQALQHWLAQQAIPLRLP, encoded by the coding sequence ATGGAAACCCGGCGCGACGAACGCATTCACAAGCTGACGCAGGCGCTGAAACGCACCGATAAACTGCATCTGAAAGATGCGGCTCAGCTTCTGGGCGTCTCAGAGATGACGGTGCGGCGCGACTTAACCGAGCCCGCTTCCAGCATCGTTCTGCTGGGCGGCTACATCGTCAGCGATCCGAAAAGTCACGCCAGCCACTATTTTGTCAGCGATCAGCATGGGCAGAATGCCGCCCGAAAACAGCGGCTGGCTCAGGCCGCAGCCAGCCTGATCGCGGAGAACGATACGGTCTTTTTTGACTGCGGCACCACCCTCCCCTACATCGTGGATGCGATCCCCGATACCCTCGCGTTTACCGCCATCTGCTGCGCCATGAACACCTTTCTGACGCTGAAGGAGAAACCGGCCTGCAACGTGATCCTGAGCGGCGGTGAATTTCACGCTGACAATGCCCTGTTTACGCCGATTGGCGTGCACACCATCCTGGATGATCTCTGTCCGACGCTGGCCTTTATCTCTGCCGCTGGCATCGATAAAGATCAGGGTGCGACCTGCTACAACACCAATGAGCTGATGATGAAACATCACGCCATGCTGCGCGCCCGCAAGTCGGTGCTGGTGGCCGACAGCAGCAAATATGGCAAGGTGCTGCCCGCCCGTATCGCCGAACTGCAGCGCTTTGATCTGCTGGTCAGCGACAGCGCGCCCGATCAGGCGTTGCAACACTGGCTGGCCCAGCAGGCGATACCGCTGCGCCTGCCCTGA
- a CDS encoding zinc-binding alcohol dehydrogenase family protein, with the protein MSIRAIAVNPENPATFTEIFPESLTPGEYDLRVEVKAASVNPVDTKVHKGAMKNGLEQPRILGWDASGVVLEVGSKVSNFKPGDEVFYAGDLTRPGSNSTEQLVDSRITGHKPESLDWAQSAAIPLTALTAWEGLFERLNLENATADQTLLIVGGAGGVGSLAIPLAKLRSKVQIIATASREDSAQWCRDRGADRVINYKDMVGELEKQGIKQVDYIFCLNDTDGHWDTMARLIAPQGHICTIVENEHPLSMDQLKLKSAALHFELMYTRSMFNTPDMARQGEILDAVSALLDEGKLQTTLSETLHGLSVETLKAAHQRVLEGHMRGKVVMVY; encoded by the coding sequence ATGTCTATTCGCGCTATCGCAGTTAATCCGGAAAATCCTGCAACCTTCACTGAGATTTTCCCTGAATCCCTGACGCCCGGTGAGTATGACCTGCGTGTCGAAGTGAAAGCGGCGTCGGTCAACCCGGTCGACACCAAAGTCCACAAAGGGGCGATGAAGAATGGCCTTGAGCAGCCGCGCATTCTCGGCTGGGACGCCAGCGGCGTGGTGCTGGAAGTCGGCAGCAAAGTCAGCAACTTTAAACCCGGCGACGAAGTTTTTTACGCAGGCGATCTGACCCGGCCCGGCAGTAACAGCACCGAGCAGCTGGTGGATTCACGTATTACCGGCCACAAGCCGGAGAGCCTGGACTGGGCGCAGTCGGCGGCGATCCCGCTGACCGCCCTGACCGCCTGGGAAGGGCTGTTTGAGCGACTGAACCTGGAGAACGCTACGGCCGATCAGACGCTGCTGATCGTCGGCGGCGCGGGCGGGGTGGGATCGCTGGCGATCCCGCTGGCGAAGCTGCGCAGCAAGGTGCAGATCATCGCCACCGCCTCACGGGAAGATTCCGCGCAGTGGTGTCGCGATCGCGGTGCCGATCGGGTGATCAACTACAAAGATATGGTCGGCGAGCTGGAGAAACAGGGGATTAAGCAGGTTGATTACATCTTCTGCCTGAATGACACCGACGGTCACTGGGACACTATGGCCAGACTGATCGCCCCGCAGGGCCACATCTGCACCATTGTCGAAAACGAGCATCCGCTGTCGATGGATCAGCTGAAACTGAAGAGCGCCGCGCTGCACTTCGAGCTGATGTATACCCGCAGCATGTTCAATACGCCGGACATGGCGCGCCAGGGTGAGATTCTGGATGCGGTGTCGGCGCTGCTGGATGAGGGGAAACTGCAGACGACGCTGAGCGAGACGCTGCACGGCCTGAGCGTGGAGACGCTGAAAGCCGCCCATCAGCGGGTGCTGGAAGGCCACATGCGCGGTAAAGTGGTGATGGTCTACTGA
- the ettA gene encoding energy-dependent translational throttle protein EttA yields the protein MAQFVYSMHRVGKVVPPKRHILKNISLSFFPGAKIGVLGLNGAGKSTLLRIMAGIDKDIEGEARPQPGIKIGYLPQEPQLNLEHTVRESVEEAMSEVVGALKRLDEVYALYAEEDADFDKLAAEQGRLEEIIQAHDGHNLNTQLERAADALRLPDWDAKIANLSGGERRRVALCRLLLEKPDMLLLDEPTNHLDAESVAWLERFLHDFEGTVVAITHDRYFLDNVAGWILELDRGEGIPWEGNYSSWLEQKDARLAQEASTEAARRKSIEKELEWVRKGPKGQQSKGKARLARFEELNNTDYQKRNETNELFIPPGARLGDKVLEVSNLRKSYGDRVLIDDLSFSVPKGAIVGIIGPNGAGKSTLFRMMSGQEQPDSGSIVLGETVKLASVDQFRDSMDNSKTVWEEVSGGQDIMRIGNTEMPSRAYVGRFNFKGVDQGKRVGELSGGERGRLHLAKLLQVGGNMLLLDEPTNDLDIETLRALENALLEFPGCAMVISHDRWFLDRIATHILDYQDEGKIEFFEGNFTEYEEYKKRTLGADALEPKRIKYKRMTK from the coding sequence GTGGCTCAATTCGTCTATAGCATGCATCGCGTCGGCAAAGTGGTTCCGCCGAAGCGTCATATCCTGAAAAACATCTCGCTCAGCTTCTTCCCTGGCGCAAAAATCGGCGTCCTCGGTCTGAACGGTGCGGGTAAATCTACCCTGCTGCGCATCATGGCCGGCATCGATAAAGATATCGAAGGGGAAGCGCGTCCACAGCCCGGCATCAAGATTGGCTACCTGCCGCAGGAGCCGCAGCTGAATCTTGAACACACCGTGCGTGAGTCGGTGGAAGAGGCGATGTCCGAAGTGGTTGGCGCGCTGAAGCGCCTCGACGAAGTCTATGCCCTGTACGCCGAAGAGGATGCAGACTTCGACAAGCTGGCCGCTGAACAGGGTCGTCTGGAAGAGATTATCCAGGCGCACGACGGTCACAACCTGAATACGCAGCTGGAACGTGCGGCCGATGCGCTGCGCCTGCCAGACTGGGATGCGAAAATCGCGAACCTCTCCGGTGGTGAACGTCGCCGCGTCGCCCTCTGCCGCCTGCTGCTGGAAAAACCAGACATGCTGCTGCTGGACGAACCGACCAACCACCTGGACGCCGAATCTGTCGCCTGGCTGGAGCGCTTCCTGCATGACTTCGAAGGCACCGTCGTGGCGATTACGCACGACCGTTACTTCCTGGATAACGTGGCGGGCTGGATTCTGGAGCTGGACCGCGGCGAAGGCATTCCGTGGGAAGGCAACTACTCCTCCTGGCTGGAGCAGAAAGATGCACGTCTGGCACAGGAAGCCTCTACCGAAGCCGCTCGCCGCAAGTCGATCGAGAAAGAGCTGGAGTGGGTTCGTAAAGGACCAAAAGGCCAGCAGTCTAAAGGCAAAGCCCGTCTGGCACGCTTTGAAGAGCTGAATAACACCGACTACCAGAAGCGTAACGAAACCAACGAACTGTTCATTCCGCCAGGTGCCCGTCTGGGTGACAAAGTGCTGGAAGTCAGCAACCTGCGTAAATCATACGGCGATCGTGTGCTGATTGATGATCTCTCGTTCTCTGTGCCAAAAGGCGCGATTGTCGGGATAATCGGTCCGAACGGCGCGGGTAAATCGACGCTGTTCCGTATGATGTCCGGTCAGGAGCAGCCCGATTCCGGCAGCATCGTGCTGGGTGAAACCGTGAAGCTGGCCTCCGTCGATCAGTTCCGCGACAGCATGGACAATTCCAAAACCGTATGGGAAGAGGTTTCCGGCGGTCAGGACATTATGCGTATCGGTAACACCGAGATGCCAAGCCGCGCCTATGTCGGCCGCTTTAACTTCAAAGGCGTCGATCAGGGTAAACGCGTCGGTGAACTGTCGGGCGGTGAACGCGGTCGTCTGCACCTGGCGAAACTGCTGCAGGTAGGCGGCAACATGCTGCTGCTCGATGAGCCAACCAACGACCTGGACATCGAAACCCTGCGCGCGCTGGAAAACGCCCTGCTGGAGTTCCCGGGCTGTGCCATGGTCATCTCGCATGACCGCTGGTTCCTGGACCGTATCGCGACTCACATTCTGGATTATCAGGATGAGGGTAAAATCGAATTCTTCGAAGGTAACTTTACCGAATATGAAGAGTACAAGAAGCGTACCCTCGGCGCAGACGCGCTGGAGCCGAAGCGCATCAAGTACAAGCGTATGACGAAGTAA
- the fucP gene encoding L-fucose:H+ symporter permease, which yields MQQKIVQQSDGYLNKTPLFQFILLSCLFPLWGCAASLNDILITQFKSVFALSDFASALVQSAFYGGYFLIAIPASLVIRRTSYKMAIMIGLALYIAGCIVFYPASHMATYTMFLAAIFAIAIGLSFLETAANTYSSMIGHRDHATLRLNVSQTFYPIGALMGIVLGKYLVFQEGGSLESQMAGMTAEQVHAFRLTMLEHTLEPYKYLVMVLVVVMLLFMFTRYPHCKPESHAKSRPSLGETFRYLATNRHFKRGIVTQFLYVGMQVAVWSFTIRLALTLGAANERHASDFMIYSFIGFFIGKFVANFLMARFRAEKVLIAYSVLGVLTLAYVMLVPDFTAVYAAVFVSVLFGPCWATIYAGTLATVDNKYTEVAGAFIVMAIVGAAFVPALQGLVSDTLGSMQLAFGVSLLCFAWVGFYFYGELRHKKQPVASGRLVEELP from the coding sequence ATGCAACAGAAAATAGTGCAGCAATCTGATGGCTATCTGAATAAAACGCCGCTGTTCCAGTTCATTCTGCTGTCATGCCTCTTTCCGCTATGGGGCTGTGCGGCGAGTCTCAACGATATTCTGATCACCCAGTTTAAAAGCGTCTTTGCCCTCAGCGACTTCGCCAGTGCGCTGGTGCAGAGCGCCTTTTATGGCGGCTATTTTCTGATTGCGATCCCGGCTTCGCTGGTGATCCGCAGAACCAGCTACAAAATGGCGATCATGATCGGCCTGGCGCTCTACATCGCAGGCTGCATCGTCTTTTACCCGGCGTCACACATGGCGACCTACACCATGTTCCTGGCGGCAATTTTTGCTATCGCCATTGGCCTGAGTTTCCTGGAAACCGCGGCCAATACCTACAGTTCGATGATTGGCCACCGTGATCACGCCACGCTGCGCCTCAACGTCAGCCAGACCTTCTATCCGATTGGTGCACTGATGGGGATTGTGCTGGGCAAATATCTGGTGTTTCAGGAAGGAGGCAGCCTGGAGAGCCAGATGGCGGGCATGACGGCGGAGCAGGTGCATGCTTTCCGGCTGACCATGCTGGAACATACGCTGGAGCCCTACAAATATCTGGTGATGGTGCTGGTGGTCGTGATGTTGCTGTTTATGTTCACCCGCTATCCGCACTGCAAGCCGGAAAGCCATGCGAAATCGCGCCCGTCACTGGGTGAGACCTTTCGCTATCTGGCCACTAACCGCCACTTTAAACGCGGGATCGTGACCCAGTTCCTCTATGTTGGCATGCAGGTGGCGGTCTGGTCGTTTACGATTCGTCTGGCGCTGACGCTGGGCGCAGCCAACGAGCGTCACGCCTCTGACTTTATGATCTACAGCTTCATCGGCTTCTTTATCGGTAAGTTCGTAGCGAATTTCCTGATGGCCCGTTTCCGTGCCGAAAAGGTGCTGATCGCCTATTCCGTGCTGGGCGTGCTGACGCTGGCCTATGTGATGCTGGTGCCGGACTTCACCGCCGTCTACGCCGCCGTTTTTGTCAGCGTGCTGTTTGGTCCCTGCTGGGCCACCATCTACGCAGGCACCCTGGCGACGGTAGACAACAAATATACCGAGGTGGCGGGCGCGTTTATCGTAATGGCGATTGTGGGCGCCGCCTTCGTTCCGGCGCTGCAGGGGCTGGTCTCTGACACACTGGGATCGATGCAGCTGGCGTTTGGCGTCTCGCTGCTCTGCTTCGCCTGGGTCGGCTTCTATTTCTATGGCGAGCTGCGTCATAAAAAGCAGCCGGTTGCGAGCGGGCGTCTGGTGGAGGAGTTGCCATGA
- a CDS encoding LysR family transcriptional regulator, giving the protein MAFRQWQDMALFALVAECGSFTGAAERAGLPKSSVSQRISQLEQRLGIRLLNRTTRQLNLTFAGERYLLHCQEMMQASERADQAIASLRDNPSGRLRITSPAGIGATLLARCNAAFLRLYPDVTLDVSISDEMRDLVQEGFDVALRTGQPQESSLIGRRIGNCPRRLVASQHYLDQHPPLVHPQQLSAHRCIAHRAWNEWVLQRDEDFYRWLLPPGHLTDNLLYARESALGDAGITLLPQFLIDGPMADPRLVPVLPEWEVEGNELWLVYPGRKLQSPALARFIEFALQSPVFRAFYR; this is encoded by the coding sequence ATGGCGTTTCGGCAGTGGCAGGATATGGCGCTTTTCGCGCTGGTGGCGGAGTGCGGCAGCTTTACCGGTGCGGCAGAACGGGCCGGTCTGCCGAAATCGAGCGTCAGCCAGCGCATCAGCCAGCTGGAGCAGCGGCTGGGGATCCGGCTGCTGAACCGTACCACCCGCCAGCTCAATCTGACCTTTGCCGGTGAACGCTATCTGCTGCACTGCCAGGAGATGATGCAGGCCAGTGAACGCGCCGATCAGGCAATTGCCAGCCTGCGTGATAACCCCAGCGGACGCCTGCGCATCACCAGCCCGGCGGGGATCGGCGCTACGCTGCTGGCGCGCTGCAACGCGGCATTTTTACGCCTTTACCCTGATGTGACGCTGGATGTGTCGATATCGGATGAGATGCGCGACCTGGTGCAGGAGGGGTTTGATGTGGCGCTCCGCACCGGTCAGCCGCAGGAGTCATCGCTGATTGGCCGCCGGATAGGCAACTGCCCGCGACGGCTGGTCGCCTCTCAGCACTATCTCGACCAGCATCCGCCGCTGGTCCACCCCCAGCAGCTGTCGGCCCATCGCTGCATTGCGCACCGCGCCTGGAATGAATGGGTGCTGCAGCGCGACGAAGACTTCTACCGCTGGCTGCTGCCGCCAGGCCACCTCACGGACAATCTGCTCTACGCGCGCGAATCGGCGCTGGGCGATGCGGGCATCACGCTGCTGCCGCAATTTCTGATCGACGGGCCGATGGCCGATCCCCGGCTGGTGCCGGTGTTGCCGGAATGGGAGGTCGAAGGCAATGAGCTGTGGCTGGTCTATCCGGGCCGCAAACTGCAGTCACCCGCGCTGGCACGCTTTATTGAGTTTGCGCTGCAGTCACCGGTATTCAGGGCGTTTTATCGCTGA
- a CDS encoding aldose 1-epimerase family protein, translating into MKTRLPLARDQFHPTPSTLLESEAFRVELFRYPSGIEAVRLHNRRGSVTVLPFLGQMIWEVQFDGHNLTMGHSFRQPLPARSIIDTYGCFAFHSGLLANGCPAPEDDHPLHGEMACARMDSAWLVLEDQTLSLEGEYDYVKGFGHHYLAAPAVRLQADRPRLTIDMTVTNLAGAPMPLQYMCHINSAWIDQGRFRQSIPDRAFQLRQSIPAHLRPTPAWRDYTDRLARDPLALQQLDQPQLCDPEIVFFADDLPQYGDEVQFELHAPQGYALMTRFSTAQFPHATRWLLHNPDQQVAAYILPATCRPEGFLAAQQAGTLITLKPGEQRHFSVETGLL; encoded by the coding sequence ATGAAAACCCGTTTGCCCCTGGCGCGTGACCAGTTTCACCCCACGCCGTCGACGCTGCTGGAGAGCGAGGCGTTCCGGGTTGAACTGTTTCGCTACCCGTCAGGCATTGAGGCGGTACGCCTTCATAACCGTCGCGGCAGCGTAACCGTGCTGCCGTTTCTTGGGCAGATGATCTGGGAAGTGCAGTTCGACGGACATAACCTGACGATGGGCCACAGTTTCAGGCAGCCGCTGCCAGCCCGTTCGATCATTGATACCTATGGCTGTTTTGCGTTTCATTCGGGGCTGCTGGCTAACGGCTGTCCTGCGCCAGAGGACGATCATCCGCTGCATGGCGAGATGGCCTGCGCCCGTATGGACAGCGCCTGGCTGGTGCTGGAGGATCAGACGCTGTCGCTGGAAGGGGAGTATGACTATGTAAAAGGCTTTGGTCATCACTATCTGGCTGCACCGGCCGTGCGTCTTCAGGCCGATCGCCCGCGGCTGACGATCGACATGACTGTTACCAATCTGGCCGGTGCGCCGATGCCGCTGCAGTACATGTGTCACATCAACAGCGCGTGGATCGATCAGGGGCGCTTCCGGCAGTCGATCCCCGATCGGGCCTTTCAGCTGCGGCAGTCGATCCCTGCGCATCTGCGGCCGACGCCCGCCTGGCGCGACTATACGGATCGGCTGGCGCGCGATCCGCTGGCTCTGCAGCAGCTTGATCAGCCGCAGCTCTGCGACCCGGAGATCGTCTTTTTCGCGGACGATCTGCCGCAGTATGGCGATGAGGTGCAGTTTGAGCTGCATGCGCCGCAGGGCTACGCGCTGATGACGCGCTTCTCCACCGCGCAGTTCCCGCACGCCACCCGCTGGCTGCTGCATAATCCCGACCAGCAGGTAGCGGCCTATATCCTGCCCGCCACCTGCCGGCCGGAAGGCTTTCTGGCGGCACAGCAGGCAGGTACGCTGATCACCCTGAAACCGGGCGAACAGCGCCACTTCTCCGTCGAAACGGGCCTGCTCTGA
- the rbsK gene encoding ribokinase: MTIAVIGSNMVDLITYTNSLPKAGETLEAPDFAIGCGGKGANQAVAAAKMGGRVMMVSKVGDDLFAPNTVANLQQQGVDTRYVTTATGTSSGVAPIFVDDQSQNRILIIKGANQQLKPADIDDAAEALKACALIILQLEIPLETVYYAIDFARRHQIRVILNPAPAVATLDIDYACKCDFFMPNETELEILTGLPVSSDEEVMLAGQSLLKRGLKNLIITLGSRGSIWMSGDRVHRVAATPVQAVDTSGAGDAFIGCFAYLLTETGDVAAAMAQASAYAACSVTGRGTQRAYPTAECFQRFLNLN; the protein is encoded by the coding sequence ATGACAATCGCGGTGATCGGCTCAAATATGGTCGATCTGATTACGTATACCAACAGTCTGCCAAAAGCGGGCGAAACCCTCGAAGCTCCCGATTTTGCCATCGGCTGCGGCGGCAAAGGTGCCAACCAGGCGGTCGCGGCGGCAAAAATGGGCGGCCGCGTGATGATGGTCAGCAAGGTCGGCGACGATCTCTTCGCGCCCAACACCGTGGCCAATCTGCAACAGCAGGGTGTCGACACGCGCTATGTGACGACCGCCACAGGCACCTCCAGCGGCGTGGCCCCTATCTTTGTCGATGACCAGTCGCAGAACCGCATTCTGATTATCAAGGGCGCCAACCAGCAGCTGAAACCGGCGGATATCGACGACGCGGCAGAGGCTCTGAAAGCCTGTGCGCTGATCATTCTGCAGCTGGAGATCCCACTGGAAACGGTCTACTACGCCATTGATTTTGCCCGCCGGCATCAGATCCGGGTGATCCTCAATCCGGCGCCGGCCGTCGCCACGCTGGACATCGACTATGCCTGCAAATGTGATTTCTTTATGCCCAATGAAACCGAGCTGGAGATCCTGACCGGCCTGCCGGTCAGCAGCGATGAAGAGGTGATGCTTGCCGGGCAGTCGCTGCTGAAGCGCGGCCTCAAAAATCTGATCATCACTCTGGGCAGCCGGGGATCGATCTGGATGAGCGGCGATCGGGTTCATCGTGTGGCCGCTACGCCGGTTCAGGCGGTGGACACCAGCGGCGCAGGCGATGCCTTTATCGGCTGCTTTGCATATCTGCTGACCGAAACCGGTGATGTGGCCGCCGCCATGGCGCAGGCGTCTGCTTATGCCGCCTGCAGCGTTACCGGGCGTGGCACCCAGCGTGCTTACCCCACCGCCGAGTGTTTTCAGCGTTTTCTTAACCTTAACTGA
- a CDS encoding type II restriction endonuclease: MKAQNLKSACIKTLSKSEIYDQKEFNGVTALKTILGHENKEFEADFVLRGSDVSCSASVTWYDARESHESRSEFRLYYEGNPVMELAEPGDNIVIGFDRKKTLTCILFKTHDDEHQGHIEQWTPL; the protein is encoded by the coding sequence ATGAAAGCTCAAAATTTAAAAAGTGCATGTATTAAAACTTTATCAAAAAGTGAAATTTACGATCAAAAAGAGTTTAACGGTGTAACAGCCCTTAAAACTATTCTGGGTCATGAAAATAAAGAGTTTGAAGCAGACTTTGTACTCAGAGGCAGTGATGTCAGCTGTAGTGCATCAGTTACCTGGTATGATGCCAGAGAGTCACACGAGAGCCGATCTGAATTCCGGCTTTATTATGAAGGCAATCCGGTGATGGAACTGGCAGAGCCCGGTGATAATATCGTTATTGGTTTTGATAGAAAAAAGACCTTAACCTGCATTCTGTTTAAAACACATGATGATGAGCATCAGGGACATATTGAGCAGTGGACGCCGCTGTAA
- the urtE gene encoding urea ABC transporter ATP-binding subunit UrtE, whose translation MLQVTELNQYYGGSHILRGLSFEVKIGEITCLLGRNGVGKTTLLRCLMGLIPAKSGDIHWQQQRITGRKPHQRVQAGIAYVPQGREIFPRLTVEENLLMGLSRFPAAQAREVPEEIYQLFPVLLAMKSRRGGDLSGGQQQQLAIGRALACRPQLLILDEPTEGIQPSVIKEIGAVIRQLAQRGDMAILLVEQFYDFAAELADSYLVMSRGEIVQRGRGDTMEAEGVRGLVAI comes from the coding sequence ATGTTACAGGTTACTGAACTGAATCAATATTATGGCGGCAGTCATATTCTGCGCGGCCTGTCGTTTGAGGTGAAGATTGGTGAGATCACCTGCCTGCTGGGACGCAACGGCGTGGGGAAAACCACGCTGCTCAGGTGCCTGATGGGGCTGATCCCGGCGAAGTCAGGGGATATCCACTGGCAGCAGCAGCGGATCACTGGCCGTAAACCTCATCAGCGCGTGCAGGCGGGCATCGCCTATGTGCCACAGGGCCGCGAAATTTTTCCGCGTCTGACGGTGGAGGAGAATCTGCTGATGGGGCTCTCCCGTTTTCCGGCGGCGCAGGCGCGCGAGGTGCCGGAGGAGATCTATCAGCTCTTTCCGGTGCTGCTGGCGATGAAGTCACGTCGCGGCGGCGATCTTTCGGGCGGTCAGCAGCAGCAACTGGCGATCGGCCGGGCGCTGGCCTGTCGCCCTCAGCTACTGATCCTGGATGAACCCACAGAGGGGATCCAGCCCTCCGTGATCAAAGAGATCGGCGCAGTGATCCGCCAGCTGGCGCAGCGCGGGGATATGGCGATCCTGCTGGTCGAGCAGTTTTACGATTTCGCCGCCGAGCTGGCGGACAGCTATCTGGTGATGTCGCGCGGGGAGATCGTGCAGCGTGGCCGCGGCGACACCATGGAAGCAGAGGGTGTGCGCGGCCTCGTGGCGATTTAA